The genomic window CAGCCAAAAATTCAATTATTTTCTGTTGGAATCTGTTCTAATTTTACATTCTAATCCATTTCATATATTTTGCAGTGCATTCCACCTGCATTTGTTAAGTATATCATCAATCTTAGAGGCAAAAGAGCTACGCTAGTTAGTCCCCTTCGCAATTCGTGGAGTGTGAACATTCATGGCTACAAGAAAAATATGTGGTTCCAAGAAGGATGGGCAGAAATTGCACAAGCCCATGATTTAAAGCTGGGGTACTTCATGGTGTTCAGATATGAAGATGATAGTACTTTCAGCTTCCAGGTTTTCGATACAAGTGCGTGCCGGAAAGATTATAGTCCTGTTGGCGTGCAGAGTGCGCATATGGACATTAGACAACATCTCAACTCCGAGAATGCTTCCAAAGGTAAGTTCTGATTCCTTTGAATCTTGTGCAAATGACCTGGTTAAATATTTCTACAAGTTTGATATTACAATGAAGGTGAAGCAGATACAAGTCACGGGCCAATGATGCAAGCTAATAGAAAACAGATCGGAATGATGGATGAAAGAAGATCATTACCAGAAAGAATATGCAGCTCTTGCAGTGGAAGAAAATTCTTTGTggccatcataaataattgcaaCCTTACCAGGAATTACATGGTGACTGTTTAATATGCCCTGCTCTTTCCATTCCAATGAATAGGTTGTGAATGGAGTCATTTTATTATTTGGTCTATTCTATCTGCTTTAACTTAGCCAAAACCTCCATACAGCAAGGGCGTTTCTTCTGAAATAACATCTGCTACGATTACGTTGTGGGTGCAGCGTATTCCAGCCTCATTCAAAGAATCCATTGACATGATGACAAAGGACAAAGTGATTCTGAAAGATGAGGAAGGGCGATCATGGCATGTAAGTGTTTGCGATAGAGGCAGAAAAGGTGCTTTCTTGGCTAAAGGATGGCATCACTTTTGTGTTGGCAATAGATTGGAAGAAGGTAACAAATGCATCTTTGAGCTTGCATCCAACAACAAGGACAACATAATGCTTGTTTGGATATTTAAAGAGTAAGGAAGATCTGAACGTgtcccttttttttctattttaggtTTTTATTGGTTTTATGAGAGAGTTGGATGCTGTGCCTTTCTGAATTTATTATGCAGTTCTTGCAACAGGCTCAAtagggagaaatcttttgaggTCATTGTAAAAGATTTTAACCTTACTAAGCCTTATATGGTGAGTGTTTTGTATGCCCCGTCCCTTCTTTCTAATGAATAGGTCTTGATTGGAGCTGTTTTATTATTTGGACTGCTCAATCCTCTTCAAGTTAAACCAAGATCCCTACATGAAAGTGTATTCCTTCTGTGATAACATTTTCCGGAAATATGTTATGATCGCAGGGTATTCCAGCCTCATTCAGAGCATCCAATGACATAGAAACAAGGCATCAAGTGCTTCTGAAGGATGTGGAAGGGCGGTCATGGCATGTAAGAATTTGCAACAAAGGCAAAAGGGGTGTTCACTTGGCGCAAGGATGGCAAGAATTTTGTGCTGATAATGGATTGGAGAAAGGCGATAAGTGCATCTTTGAGCTTGTGTCCATGGAGGACAGCACACTGCTTGTTCGGATATTCAAACAGTAAGAAAGAATTTTTGAAAAACAGCATCTTCATTCTTTTAAGTTTGATGCATCGGTTGTAGGAAAAGTTGAATGCTAATACTTCCTGAATATGTGATGCATGTATATCGTTAGCTTCTTTCTTTAGGATTATAATTTTAGCATTCTATAAAGGGAAGTACTACCAAATATTCAGTTTCTAACTGTCATGGTTTGATTGAATACCTAATCACCATTACTGTTGGTTGTAGCTAAAATTGGAATGAGTTGGCCTCATTGTTCCATGATGTGGATCAGATGCTCGGTCAAGTAGTATAACATCCAATATAACAGTCCCTATAAGTAGTAATAGTAATTCTTTATTATAATGGATATCCAAAGAACAGCCATTGTTTGTCCATTATTTGAATATCTTGGTGATTGCAAACCAAGAGAACTATCCCTAATGATATCAAATTTTTGAATGTTGACTAGGAGTTGACGTTGTATTCTGAAGATACTAGTTTATACTATATTCCTGCTTTACTTTTTGATTCAGATAACTTGTTTGTAGGTTCTGTAGCATGACACAGAGTTGCAGCCGCTGCATGAATCAGGAGGAACATTCTTATTCGGATCATCTTGATGCAACAAGGTTTCATTTTCTCAAGATTATGGATAGTGATTTCTCTCAACAGATGGTAGGAGAAAAATCTATCTCTTCATGCAGCATCTTTACTCTTTGGCTCTTTAAGAGGATACATGTCTTCCATTAACTGTAGACACATCATCCTCTTTTAAGCTTCCTAGAGCTTGTCTGAAACTTTAATAGCCCTTGGGCTGATTTTGTATAAATGAATCTGTGTACTGAGATAATCTTGAGACAAAGTTGAAGGACCTGTAAGATCTCAAACTTTATTTGACTAAAGTAAGTTATGTTCATGGTTCATTATCTCAAGGTGGGTCATGAACTTCTCAGTATATATTCTGCTTGACTCCTCTTTTTCTAAAGCTTAATACAAACACGAACATATGTATTGATTTACATCTAACAGTGACTTGAATTTAAGTGATTTTCATGATCATAGGACTTCCAAGtctaaattatattctaaaagaTGATTTCGCTCTCAAAAAAGAAATGTCATTCTTTGTTTTCCTGACCTTATGTGCAATGAAACATGGTGGTCAGGTGTCAGCCAACTTTTCCTCAAAAACAGAGAAAAATATTGTTTTCAACTTACTGGATCCATAATTCAATATAGCTTTATGCTATTGATTCATGATCCATGAAGCGGTAAAATAATGGGCTTTCTGTTGTTTTGTTCATGTTGTCAACTTATTTCAGTAGATCTAATTGCCTAAGAAAAGCAAATTTCCTTTTGTGGCTGTAACATTCAGAGGAATGGGACTGAATTACTGGTGCACTATTGTTCATTTGCATAGCATCAATTGCTTGGACAACCATGCAGAAACTAACTTCTTTTTTAGCATTCAAATTTGCCACTTTTTCATATGTATCTCCCTTTATATCAATATTTCTGTCTTAGTTCTTGATCTATATCACTGGAGGTAAATCTCCTCTTTCAAATTCTTGGAAATGATGTATATACACATAAATCTgccaaaactttattttttaacttttgaTGTTACTTGTTCTGTAGATTATTCCAAAGAAATATGTCAAATCAAGTACTTTGAAGAGAAAAACCAGAGATGACAACCTCTCCAGtaataaaatgaatgaaaatgGTGAAGTTTCCTGTCTTTTTCTTTGACAGAAAATTTTTGCATTGTCTTTGAGGAGTGGATGTCCCAACAAACTTCTAATACTTgggttttatcttttctttttacttCTTTACTATTGTACTTATATGATtttacttatgctttacatctGTTACCAAAGATTTTAATGCGATATTTTGCAAATTTTTCATATTATTATATGAGCAATGTTTTAGTATTGCAAGCTGTCTTAAAATATTGTAATAATTAGATCTAGTTATCCTGCATGAAACATTCTTCAGGTGTTGTGAGTTTTACTAATTCCATTTTCACCTTATTTTGAAATTCAGAACAAATTGTCAGGTCTGCAAAAGTTGCAAAGCATTCTGTTGAGCAGGAATTACCAGCAACTTCAAGAAGGAGACTAGTGACTGAGAAAGTAGTGTCTTATCTTGGGAGAGCAATTATGGAGGATTCCTTGAAAATTTTCCCTGAGACCTTCCCTTTTGAAGGGTGCGATTCTGGTTCTTCAAAAAGACTGCATGATGAGCAACTGGTGCCACATCTATTGGCAACTCACAAGTCCCTGCAAGTCAATGTGAAGATTGCTGACAACACTTTAAGCATCAAATCAGCTCATTCCAAGATAAGAAATAAAGGTGAAAAACTCACCTCCAATTCAGTTCGTGCAAAAGGGGAAGTTTCTTATTTTCTTCTGATACCAAACATTTTTTTCTCATAGTCTCATAATGGGTCTCCCAAAAAGTTTCTTATCACACTTGGaattattgttattattgttgCTGCTGTTGTCCTCCAGTCTTCTGCTTATTCAATTTTACCTTGTTACTTGAATTTCtgttttcaataattttaatgcTACATTTTGCAAATTATCTATATGATTAGATATGAAATAGTTTTATTATCAGTCACATCTACCATACGTCTGGAATGCCGCAATAGGGAGTTCTAGTTATCCTGCCTAAAAGTTTTTCCCCTTTTGATTGCTTATATAACAATAAGTTGTACTAATCTTATTCTCATTCTAATTCAAAATTCAGAACAAACCATCAGGTGCAGAAAAGTCAGGAACCATTGTGCTAAGCAAGAATTACAACTCACTTCAGC from Elaeis guineensis isolate ETL-2024a chromosome 4, EG11, whole genome shotgun sequence includes these protein-coding regions:
- the LOC105043782 gene encoding putative B3 domain-containing protein Os03g0621600 isoform X4 — encoded protein: MGSCTEMPKERDCGLQKPAFFKVLMPGFEKKLCIPPAFVKYIINLRGKRATLVSPLRNSWSVNIHGYKKNMWFQEGWAEIAQAHDLKLGYFMVFRYEDDSTFSFQVFDTSACRKDYSPVGVQSAHMDIRQHLNSENASKGEADTSHGPMMQANRKQIGMMDERRSLPERICSSCSGRKFFVAIINNCNLTRNYMRIPASFKESIDMMTKDKVILKDEEGRSWHVSVCDRGRKGAFLAKGWHHFCVGNRLEEGFYWFYERVGCCAFLNLLCSSCNRLNREKSFEVIVKDFNLTKPYMGIPASFRASNDIETRHQVLLKDVEGRSWHVRICNKGKRGVHLAQGWQEFCADNGLEKGDKCIFELVSMEDSTLLVRIFKQFCSMTQSCSRCMNQEEHSYSDHLDATRFHFLKIMDSDFSQQMIIPKKYVKSSTLKRKTRDDNLSSNKMNENEQIVRSAKVAKHSVEQELPATSRRRLVTEKVVSYLGRAIMEDSLKIFPETFPFEGCDSGSSKRLHDEQLVPHLLATHKSLQVNVKIADNTLSIKSAHSKIRNKEQTIRCRKVRNHCAKQELQLTSAMRLVTEEKKARAWQKANALQPTNPFFKKAMRRDAVSDRFRLYIPKDFAAKYLGHEQQTIVFSLPNGNGTWDVHYLVYGQCSQFCGQWQKFVQDNNLEEGDVCIFELTRAHKDLAMDVHVFRVLDKKTPLLTGHIPIKKEGSFF
- the LOC105043782 gene encoding putative B3 domain-containing protein Os03g0621600 isoform X3; its protein translation is MGSCTEMPKERDCGLQKPAFFKVLMPGFEKKLCIPPAFVKYIINLRGKRATLVSPLRNSWSVNIHGYKKNMWFQEGWAEIAQAHDLKLGYFMVFRYEDDSTFSFQVFDTSACRKDYSPVGVQSAHMDIRQHLNSENASKGEADTSHGPMMQANRKQIGMMDERRSLPERICSSCSGRKFFVAIINNCNLTRNYMRIPASFKESIDMMTKDKVILKDEEGRSWHVSVCDRGRKGAFLAKGWHHFCVGNRLEEGNKCIFELASNNKDNIMLVWIFKELNREKSFEVIVKDFNLTKPYMGIPASFRASNDIETRHQVLLKDVEGRSWHVRICNKGKRGVHLAQGWQEFCADNGLEKGDKCIFELVSMEDSTLLVRIFKQFCSMTQSCSRCMNQEEHSYSDHLDATRFHFLKIMDSDFSQQMIIPKKYVKSSTLKRKTRDDNLSSNKMNENEQIVRSAKVAKHSVEQELPATSRRRLVTEKVVSYLGRAIMEDSLKIFPETFPFEGCDSGSSKRLHDEQLVPHLLATHKSLQVNVKIADNTLSIKSAHSKIRNKEQTIRCRKVRNHCAKQELQLTSAMRLVTEEKKARAWQKANALQPTNPFFKKAMRRDAVSDRFRLYIPKDFAAKYLGHEQQTIVFSLPNGNGTWDVHYLVYGQCSQFCGQWQKFVQDNNLEEGDVCIFELTRAHKDLAMDVHVFRVLDKKTPLLTGHIPIKKEGSFF
- the LOC105043782 gene encoding putative B3 domain-containing protein Os03g0621600 isoform X1, which encodes MGSCTEMPKERDCGLQKPAFFKVLMPGFEKKLCIPPAFVKYIINLRGKRATLVSPLRNSWSVNIHGYKKNMWFQEGWAEIAQAHDLKLGYFMVFRYEDDSTFSFQVFDTSACRKDYSPVGVQSAHMDIRQHLNSENASKGEADTSHGPMMQANRKQIGMMDERRSLPERICSSCSGRKFFVAIINNCNLTRNYMRIPASFKESIDMMTKDKVILKDEEGRSWHVSVCDRGRKGAFLAKGWHHFCVGNRLEEGNKCIFELASNNKDNIMLVWIFKDSCNRLNREKSFEVIVKDFNLTKPYMGIPASFRASNDIETRHQVLLKDVEGRSWHVRICNKGKRGVHLAQGWQEFCADNGLEKGDKCIFELVSMEDSTLLVRIFKQFCSMTQSCSRCMNQEEHSYSDHLDATRFHFLKIMDSDFSQQMIIPKKYVKSSTLKRKTRDDNLSSNKMNENEQIVRSAKVAKHSVEQELPATSRRRLVTEKVVSYLGRAIMEDSLKIFPETFPFEGCDSGSSKRLHDEQLVPHLLATHKSLQVNVKIADNTLSIKSAHSKIRNKEQTIRCRKVRNHCAKQELQLTSAMRLVTEEKKARAWQKANALQPTNPFFKKAMRRDAVSDRFRLYIPKDFAAKYLGHEQQTIVFSLPNGNGTWDVHYLVYGQCSQFCGQWQKFVQDNNLEEGDVCIFELTRAHKDLAMDVHVFRVLDKKTPLLTGHIPIKKEGSFF
- the LOC105043782 gene encoding putative B3 domain-containing protein Os03g0621600 isoform X2, with the translated sequence MGSCTEMPKERDCGLQKPAFFKVLMPGFEKKLCIPPAFVKYIINLRGKRATLVSPLRNSWSVNIHGYKKNMWFQEGWAEIAQAHDLKLGYFMVFRYEDDSTFSFQVFDTSACRKDYSPVGVQSAHMDIRQHLNSENASKDTSHGPMMQANRKQIGMMDERRSLPERICSSCSGRKFFVAIINNCNLTRNYMRIPASFKESIDMMTKDKVILKDEEGRSWHVSVCDRGRKGAFLAKGWHHFCVGNRLEEGNKCIFELASNNKDNIMLVWIFKDSCNRLNREKSFEVIVKDFNLTKPYMGIPASFRASNDIETRHQVLLKDVEGRSWHVRICNKGKRGVHLAQGWQEFCADNGLEKGDKCIFELVSMEDSTLLVRIFKQFCSMTQSCSRCMNQEEHSYSDHLDATRFHFLKIMDSDFSQQMIIPKKYVKSSTLKRKTRDDNLSSNKMNENEQIVRSAKVAKHSVEQELPATSRRRLVTEKVVSYLGRAIMEDSLKIFPETFPFEGCDSGSSKRLHDEQLVPHLLATHKSLQVNVKIADNTLSIKSAHSKIRNKEQTIRCRKVRNHCAKQELQLTSAMRLVTEEKKARAWQKANALQPTNPFFKKAMRRDAVSDRFRLYIPKDFAAKYLGHEQQTIVFSLPNGNGTWDVHYLVYGQCSQFCGQWQKFVQDNNLEEGDVCIFELTRAHKDLAMDVHVFRVLDKKTPLLTGHIPIKKEGSFF